A DNA window from Arachis duranensis cultivar V14167 chromosome 3, aradu.V14167.gnm2.J7QH, whole genome shotgun sequence contains the following coding sequences:
- the LOC107478423 gene encoding probable disease resistance protein At4g27220 isoform X1, whose translation MDTIASIASNVAVPVLKQLTYVLLYNTYVTNLENEVQKLQREEKEVRHTVEAAKRNGEQVEDTVRDWFTRVRAAIEEAQEFLHHEEQERVGCLDIYSKYTFSQKARNLVDHLSELRQETFDKVSYRCALKCNVSSASRGYEALESRTAMLNEIMQALKDSEVSMIGVYGMGGVGKTALVKELAWQAEKGGSFDVVVEATVTSEPDVRTIRAEIADGLGLKFDELTEMGKACRLRQRIRQEQSILVILDDVWGKLDLTEVGVPSGEDHKGCKLLVTSRDLNVLNAMLGAQKVFRLEVLSESESWNLFEKKGGEAAKDESIQRIAKKVAENCAGLPLLIVTVAEALKNKDFYAWKDALEQLTNFDLDGCSYSKMHSAVEQSYEYLESHELQTFFLLLGSLGNYYSIKDLLVYGWCLGLHKNVDSLADGRNRLYKLIDNLRAASLLLEGERYQVEALHIVRIVAAAIASRTKPFFTMQRNTELKEWPRMDFLKTCQHIFFDWCYINELPEKLECPTLKILQLCSQGNYLKLPENFFVEMRELKVLTLGGLNCTPSLPSSLGLLANLQALNLCKCMLEDIAVVGELKNLEILSLEKSELIEELPAEIGQLIHLRFLDLTDCSTLRVIPHNLISKLTSLEELLIENCNIQWEVQGYKKQGNDSSLSELGSLHKLTTLNIHINDASVFPRDLLALGKLHSYNISIGNGWNSIGVESGFFKVSRVFKLNPSMDPRILMDYGIKMLMNRAEDLHLAELKGVREVLYELNDDGFSQLKHLSIQNSDDMRSIIGPIEWAHRDHAFPNLESLILHNLSNLERICSGPLPAQAFTKLRVVKIKGCDQIEFVFPHSMVEQLSELLEIEICECKFMTKIVAEKIKEDDSETDKIQFLKMRSLTLECLPSLVSLSPEPSANNTTIQLLTEKVEFPNLENLKLCSINVHKIWDDKLSAQTSFQNLTTLTVDGCERLAYLFSYHVAARLVKLQHLLINSCKLVEHIFSQDGNTDNVRLARKSVPTEMGPIFPNLETIVISEMESLKSIWPSQHPQNSFSKLKKMEITYCSSILNVFQSHVLDKLLSLDSLDVWYCDALEFVYEIEGGINDVDVQLRALSLGHLPNLKHLMNKDPQECLRFENLSVVKVSTCKSLKHVFPLSMAKDLLQLGVLEISDCGVEEIIGNEHGGEEEQESPLGLVFPKLACIKLLNLPELRWFCNENHYFRFPLLNQLYLVECPAMETFSHGILRASILRRIYLNEKGDQSHWEGDLNTTIRKIFTKEI comes from the exons ATGGATACAATTGCTAGCATAGCATCAAATGTGGCTGTACCTGTTCTAAAACAACTTACTTATGTATTGCTGTACAACACTTATGTGACTAACCTTGAAAATGAGGTCCAGAAGTTGCAGcgggaagagaaagaagtgaGGCACACTGTTGAAGCTGCCAAAAGGAATGGTGAGCAGGTTGAAGACACAGTGCGCGACTGGTTTACTCGTGTTCGTGCAGCAatagaagaggctcaagaaTTCCTTCATCACGAAGAGCAAGAAAGAGTTGGATGCTTAGATATATATTCTAAGTACACCTTCAGCCAGAAGGCAAGAAATTTGGTGGATCATCTATCTGAGCTCAGGCAAGAGACATTTGACAAGGTTTCTTACCGTTGTGCTTTGAAATGCAATGTCAGTTCAGCTTCCAGAGGATATGAAGCCTTGGAATCTAGAACTGCAATGTTGAATGAGATCATGCAAGCCTTGAAGGATTCTGAGGTTTCCATGATTGGTGTGTATGGAATGGGTGGGGTGGGTAAGACTGCCCTGGTTAAGGAACTAGCATGGCAAGCCGAGAAGGGTGGTTCGTTTGATGTGGTCGTTGAGGCAACTGTGACAAGTGAACCAGATGTGAGGACTATTAGAGCTGAAATTGCTGATGGTTTGGGTCTGAAATTTGATGAGCTGACTGAGATGGGAAAAGCATGCCGGTTGCGGCAAAGGATTAGGCAAGAGCAAAGCATTCTTGTCATACTTGATGATGTTTGGGGAAAGCTTGACTTGACTGAGGTTGGTGTTCCTTCTGGTGAGGACCACAAAGGATGCAAATTGTTGGTGACATCCAGAGATCTTAATGTGTTGAATGCTATGTTGGGTGCGCAGAAGGTTTTTAGACTCGAAGTTCTGTCTGAGAGTGAGAGTTGGAACTTGTTTGAAAAGAAGGGAGGGGAAGCTGCTAAGGATGAGAGCATTCAACGGATAGCAAAGAAAGTAGCCGAAAACTGTGCGGGTTTGCCCCTTTTGATAGTGACGGTGGCAGAGGCATTAAAGAATAAGGATTTCTATGCTTGGAAGGATGCATTGGAGCAGTTAACCAATTTTGATCTTGATGGATGTTCCTATTCCAAAATGCATTCTGCTGTAGAGCAAAGCTATGAATATTTGGAAAGTCATGAACTCCAAACATTTTTCCTCCTTTTGGGTTCATTGGGAAATTATTATAGCATCAAAGATTTGTTAGTATATGGCTGGTGTTTGGGTCTGCATAAAAATGTTGATTCATTGGCAGACGGAAGAAACAGACTTTATAAATTGATAGACAACCTGAGAGCAGCGAGTTTATTGCTTGAAGGGGAAAGATATCAAGTTGAAGCTCTGCACATTGTTCGCATTGTGGCTGCCGCAATCGCATCCAGAACCAAGCCTTTCTTTACTATGCAGAGAAACACTGAATTGAAAGAGTGGCCTAGAATGGATTTCCTTAAAACTTGTcaacatattttttttgattGGTGTTATATCAATGAACTTCCAGAGAAGTTAGAATGTCCGACGTTGAAGATACTGCAACTCTGTAGTCAAGGTAACTATTTGAAACTTCCTGAGAATTTCTTTGTTGAGATGAGAGAATTGAAGGTTCTAACTTTAGGAGGTCTGAATTGTACACCATCGCTTCCTTCGTCTCTTGGTCTCTTGGCAAACCTCCAGGCATTGAATCTTTGTAAATGCATGTTGGAAGACATAGCTGTTGTTGGAGAGCTCAAAAACTTGGAGATTCTCAGCCTTGAAAAATCCGAGCTTATCGAAGAACTTCCTGCGGAAATAGGACAATTAATTCATCTAAGGTTTCTAGATTTGACTGATTGCTCAACACTAAGAGTTATTCCCCACAACCTGATATCAAAACTGACAAGCTTGGAAGAGCTCCTTATAGAGAACTGCAATATTCAATGGGAGGTCCAGGGATACAAAAAGCAAGGCAATGATTCAAGTCTAAGTGAGCTTGGGAGTTTGCATAAACTAACAACTCTGAATATTCACATCAATGATGCATCAGTTTTCCCTAGAGACTTGCTTGCCCTTGGAAAATTACATAGTTACAATATTTCAATTGGGAATGGATGGAATTCGATAGGGGTGGAGTCCGGGTTTTTCAAAGTTTCAAGAGTATTTAAGCTTAATCCAAGCATGGATCCAAGAATACTCATGGATTATGGGATCAAAATGCTGATGAATAGAGCTGAAGATTTGCATCTTGCTGAATTGAAGGGTGTCAGGGAAGTACTCTACGAATTGAACGATGATGGATTCTCGCAGTTGAAGCATCTTAGTATCCAAAATAGTGATGATATGCGGAGCATTATTGGCCCGATCGAGTGGGCTCATCGTGATCATGCCTTCCCCAACTTGGAGTCATTGATTCTTCACAATCTGAGTAACCTGGAAAGGATATGTAGTGGCCCTCTTCCAGCACAGGCCTTTACCAAACTAAGGGTTGTCAAAATAAAAGGCTGTGATCAGATCGAGTTTGTTTTCCCACACTCCATGGTTGAACAGCTCTCTGAACTACTTGAAATCGAAATTTGTGAATGCAAATTCATGACCAAGATTGTGGCTGAAAAGATAAAAGAGGATGACAGTGAAACTGACAAGATTCAGTTCCTTAAAATGCGTTCTCTCACACTTGAATGCTTACCTTCCCTCGTTAGTCTCTCTCCCGAGCCTTCTGCTAACAACACCACCATTCAACTTTTAACTGAAAAG GTTGAATTTCCAAATTTAGAGAACCTGAAGTTGTGCTCAATCAATGTACACAAGATATGGGATGACAAACTTTCAGCACAAACTAGCTTTCAAAATTTGACAACTTTGACGGTAGATGGTTGTGAAAGGTTGGCATATCTTTTTTCATACCATGTGGCTGCAAGACTTGTCAAGCTCCAGcatcttttaattaattcatgcAAATTAGTAGAGCATATATTTTCCCAAGATGGAAACACAGACAACGTTCGACTTGCTAGAAAGTCTGTTCCTACTGAAATG GGTCCAATTTTCCCAAACTTGGAGACAATTGTGATCTCTGAAATGGAAAGCTTAAAGTCAATATGGCCGAGTCAACACCCTCAAAATTCCTTTAGTAAATTGAAAAAGATGGAAATCACATATTGTTCCAGCATCTTGAACGTGTTCCAGTCTCATGTACTAGACAAATTACTAAGTCTGGACTCATTGGATGTATGGTATTGCGATGCGTTGGAATTTGTATACGAAATAGAAGGTGGAATTAACGACGTGGACGTTCAGTTGAGAGCTTTATCTTTGGGCCATTTACCAAACTTgaagcatttaatgaataaggATCCTCAAGAGTGTTTAAGGTTTGAAAACCTATCTGTGGTAAAGGTAAGCACATGCAAAAGCTTGAAGCATGTGTTTCCACTTTCTATGGCAAAAGATCTTCTGCAACTCGGGGTCCTTGAGATAAGCGATTGTGGGGTCGAGGAAATTATAGGAAATGAACATGGAGGAGAGGAAGAGCAAGAGTCTCCTCTTGGGCTTGTCTTCCCAAAATTAGCCTGCATAAAACTTTTGAATTTGCCGGAACTTCGATGGTTTTGTAACGAAAATCACTACTTCAGATTTCCATTATTGAATCAATTATACTTGGTGGAGTGTCCAGCAATGGAGACATTCTCGCATGGTATCTTAAGGGCATCAATCCTCAGGAGGATATATTTGAACGAGAAAGGAGATCAATCGCACTGGGAAGGTGACTTGAATACTACGATAAGGAAAATTTTCACCAAAG AGATTTAA
- the LOC107478424 gene encoding polyadenylate-binding protein-interacting protein 9, translated as MLGGFFERVSEWIPSMAAVAEVPTDIAAPNRLDSKPKPKAESDEFNVQTLVDIFKKLNPLAKEFFPSSYSYQGHYHSSPNPSLPNNFDADSNKRNRRRRANFNQGGRRLNGRVKAQREDSVKRTVYVSDIDQQVTEERLAAIFSTCGQVIDCRICGDPHSVLRFAFVEFTDEEGARAALRLGGTVLGYYPLKVLPSKTAILPVNPTFLPRSADEREMCTRTVYCTNIDKKVSQTEVKSFFESSCGEVTRLRLLGDRAHSTRIAFVEFAMAESAIVALSCSGMPLGTQPVRVSPSKTPVRTRVARPAPQ; from the exons ATGTTGGGAGGGTTTTTTGAGCGAGTGAGTGAGTGGATTCCATCCATGGCTGCAGTTGCTGAGGTTCCCACTGACATTGCAGCTCCAAATCGATTGGACTCAAAGCCAAAACCAAAGGCAGAATCTGATGAGTTCAATGTGCAAACGCTTGTTGACATCTTCAAAAAACTGAACCCTTTGGCCAAGGAGTTCTTCCCTTCATCTTATTCTTACCAGGGTCACTATCACTCCTCACCCAACCCGTCTCTCCCCAATAATTTTGATGCTGATAGTAACAAAAGGAACCGAAGG AGGCGAGCAAATTTTAACCAGGGAGGTAGAAGGTTGAATGGAAGAGTGAAGGCTCAGAGAGAGGATAGTGTTAAAAGAACAGTATATGTTTCTGATATTGATCAGCAG GTTACTGAGGAGCGCCTTGCTGCCATATTCAGCACTTGCGGGCAG GTAATTGACTGCCGAATTTGTGGTGATCCTCATTCAGTTCTTCGTTTTGCATTTGTGGAGTTCACAGATGAAG AAGGTGCAAGGGCAGCTTTAAGACTTGGTGGAACTGTGCTTGGATATTATCCTCTCAAGGTCCTTCCATCAAAAACTGCTATCCTTCCAGTGAATCCTACATTTCTTCCAAGG TCAGCTGATGAGCGGGAAATGTGTACCCGAACCGTCTACTGTacaaatattgataaaaag GTTTCTCAAACTGAAGTCAAGAGTTTTTTTGAATCATCTTGTGGTGAG GTCACTCGGCTGAGGCTGTTAGGAGATCGCGCGCATTCAACTCGTATTGCTTTTGTTGAATTTGCAATG GCTGAAAGTGCCATCGTAGCATTAAGTTGTAGCGGGATGCCCTTGGGAACCCAACCTGTCAG GGTAAGTCCTTCTAAAACGCCCGTGAGGACAAGGGTTGCTCGTCCAGCACCTCAGTAA
- the LOC107478423 gene encoding probable disease resistance protein At4g27220 isoform X2, whose product MDTIASIASNVAVPVLKQLTYVLLYNTYVTNLENEVQKLQREEKEVRHTVEAAKRNGEQVEDTVRDWFTRVRAAIEEAQEFLHHEEQERVGCLDIYSKYTFSQKARNLVDHLSELRQETFDKVSYRCALKCNVSSASRGYEALESRTAMLNEIMQALKDSEVSMIGVYGMGGVGKTALVKELAWQAEKGGSFDVVVEATVTSEPDVRTIRAEIADGLGLKFDELTEMGKACRLRQRIRQEQSILVILDDVWGKLDLTEVGVPSGEDHKGCKLLVTSRDLNVLNAMLGAQKVFRLEVLSESESWNLFEKKGGEAAKDESIQRIAKKVAENCAGLPLLIVTVAEALKNKDFYAWKDALEQLTNFDLDGCSYSKMHSAVEQSYEYLESHELQTFFLLLGSLGNYYSIKDLLVYGWCLGLHKNVDSLADGRNRLYKLIDNLRAASLLLEGERYQVEALHIVRIVAAAIASRTKPFFTMQRNTELKEWPRMDFLKTCQHIFFDWCYINELPEKLECPTLKILQLCSQGNYLKLPENFFVEMRELKVLTLGGLNCTPSLPSSLGLLANLQALNLCKCMLEDIAVVGELKNLEILSLEKSELIEELPAEIGQLIHLRFLDLTDCSTLRVIPHNLISKLTSLEELLIENCNIQWEVQGYKKQGNDSSLSELGSLHKLTTLNIHINDASVFPRDLLALGKLHSYNISIGNGWNSIGVESGFFKVSRVFKLNPSMDPRILMDYGIKMLMNRAEDLHLAELKGVREVLYELNDDGFSQLKHLSIQNSDDMRSIIGPIEWAHRDHAFPNLESLILHNLSNLERICSGPLPAQAFTKLRVVKIKGCDQIEFVFPHSMVEQLSELLEIEICECKFMTKIVAEKIKEDDSETDKIQFLKMRSLTLECLPSLVSLSPEPSANNTTIQLLTEKVEFPNLENLKLCSINVHKIWDDKLSAQTSFQNLTTLTVDGCERLAYLFSYHVAARLVKLQHLLINSCKLVEHIFSQDGNTDNVRLARKSVPTEMGPIFPNLETIVISEMESLKSIWPSQHPQNSFSKLKKMEITYCSSILNVFQSHVLDKLLSLDSLDVWYCDALEFVYEIEGGINDVDVQLRALSLGHLPNLKHLMNKDPQECLRFENLSVVKVSTCKSLKHVFPLSMAKDLLQLGVLEISDCGVEEIIGNEHGGEEEQESPLGLVFPKLACIKLLNLPELRWFCNENHYFRFPLLNQLYLVECPAMETFSHGILRASILRRIYLNEKGDQSHWEGDLNTTIRKIFTKDV is encoded by the exons ATGGATACAATTGCTAGCATAGCATCAAATGTGGCTGTACCTGTTCTAAAACAACTTACTTATGTATTGCTGTACAACACTTATGTGACTAACCTTGAAAATGAGGTCCAGAAGTTGCAGcgggaagagaaagaagtgaGGCACACTGTTGAAGCTGCCAAAAGGAATGGTGAGCAGGTTGAAGACACAGTGCGCGACTGGTTTACTCGTGTTCGTGCAGCAatagaagaggctcaagaaTTCCTTCATCACGAAGAGCAAGAAAGAGTTGGATGCTTAGATATATATTCTAAGTACACCTTCAGCCAGAAGGCAAGAAATTTGGTGGATCATCTATCTGAGCTCAGGCAAGAGACATTTGACAAGGTTTCTTACCGTTGTGCTTTGAAATGCAATGTCAGTTCAGCTTCCAGAGGATATGAAGCCTTGGAATCTAGAACTGCAATGTTGAATGAGATCATGCAAGCCTTGAAGGATTCTGAGGTTTCCATGATTGGTGTGTATGGAATGGGTGGGGTGGGTAAGACTGCCCTGGTTAAGGAACTAGCATGGCAAGCCGAGAAGGGTGGTTCGTTTGATGTGGTCGTTGAGGCAACTGTGACAAGTGAACCAGATGTGAGGACTATTAGAGCTGAAATTGCTGATGGTTTGGGTCTGAAATTTGATGAGCTGACTGAGATGGGAAAAGCATGCCGGTTGCGGCAAAGGATTAGGCAAGAGCAAAGCATTCTTGTCATACTTGATGATGTTTGGGGAAAGCTTGACTTGACTGAGGTTGGTGTTCCTTCTGGTGAGGACCACAAAGGATGCAAATTGTTGGTGACATCCAGAGATCTTAATGTGTTGAATGCTATGTTGGGTGCGCAGAAGGTTTTTAGACTCGAAGTTCTGTCTGAGAGTGAGAGTTGGAACTTGTTTGAAAAGAAGGGAGGGGAAGCTGCTAAGGATGAGAGCATTCAACGGATAGCAAAGAAAGTAGCCGAAAACTGTGCGGGTTTGCCCCTTTTGATAGTGACGGTGGCAGAGGCATTAAAGAATAAGGATTTCTATGCTTGGAAGGATGCATTGGAGCAGTTAACCAATTTTGATCTTGATGGATGTTCCTATTCCAAAATGCATTCTGCTGTAGAGCAAAGCTATGAATATTTGGAAAGTCATGAACTCCAAACATTTTTCCTCCTTTTGGGTTCATTGGGAAATTATTATAGCATCAAAGATTTGTTAGTATATGGCTGGTGTTTGGGTCTGCATAAAAATGTTGATTCATTGGCAGACGGAAGAAACAGACTTTATAAATTGATAGACAACCTGAGAGCAGCGAGTTTATTGCTTGAAGGGGAAAGATATCAAGTTGAAGCTCTGCACATTGTTCGCATTGTGGCTGCCGCAATCGCATCCAGAACCAAGCCTTTCTTTACTATGCAGAGAAACACTGAATTGAAAGAGTGGCCTAGAATGGATTTCCTTAAAACTTGTcaacatattttttttgattGGTGTTATATCAATGAACTTCCAGAGAAGTTAGAATGTCCGACGTTGAAGATACTGCAACTCTGTAGTCAAGGTAACTATTTGAAACTTCCTGAGAATTTCTTTGTTGAGATGAGAGAATTGAAGGTTCTAACTTTAGGAGGTCTGAATTGTACACCATCGCTTCCTTCGTCTCTTGGTCTCTTGGCAAACCTCCAGGCATTGAATCTTTGTAAATGCATGTTGGAAGACATAGCTGTTGTTGGAGAGCTCAAAAACTTGGAGATTCTCAGCCTTGAAAAATCCGAGCTTATCGAAGAACTTCCTGCGGAAATAGGACAATTAATTCATCTAAGGTTTCTAGATTTGACTGATTGCTCAACACTAAGAGTTATTCCCCACAACCTGATATCAAAACTGACAAGCTTGGAAGAGCTCCTTATAGAGAACTGCAATATTCAATGGGAGGTCCAGGGATACAAAAAGCAAGGCAATGATTCAAGTCTAAGTGAGCTTGGGAGTTTGCATAAACTAACAACTCTGAATATTCACATCAATGATGCATCAGTTTTCCCTAGAGACTTGCTTGCCCTTGGAAAATTACATAGTTACAATATTTCAATTGGGAATGGATGGAATTCGATAGGGGTGGAGTCCGGGTTTTTCAAAGTTTCAAGAGTATTTAAGCTTAATCCAAGCATGGATCCAAGAATACTCATGGATTATGGGATCAAAATGCTGATGAATAGAGCTGAAGATTTGCATCTTGCTGAATTGAAGGGTGTCAGGGAAGTACTCTACGAATTGAACGATGATGGATTCTCGCAGTTGAAGCATCTTAGTATCCAAAATAGTGATGATATGCGGAGCATTATTGGCCCGATCGAGTGGGCTCATCGTGATCATGCCTTCCCCAACTTGGAGTCATTGATTCTTCACAATCTGAGTAACCTGGAAAGGATATGTAGTGGCCCTCTTCCAGCACAGGCCTTTACCAAACTAAGGGTTGTCAAAATAAAAGGCTGTGATCAGATCGAGTTTGTTTTCCCACACTCCATGGTTGAACAGCTCTCTGAACTACTTGAAATCGAAATTTGTGAATGCAAATTCATGACCAAGATTGTGGCTGAAAAGATAAAAGAGGATGACAGTGAAACTGACAAGATTCAGTTCCTTAAAATGCGTTCTCTCACACTTGAATGCTTACCTTCCCTCGTTAGTCTCTCTCCCGAGCCTTCTGCTAACAACACCACCATTCAACTTTTAACTGAAAAG GTTGAATTTCCAAATTTAGAGAACCTGAAGTTGTGCTCAATCAATGTACACAAGATATGGGATGACAAACTTTCAGCACAAACTAGCTTTCAAAATTTGACAACTTTGACGGTAGATGGTTGTGAAAGGTTGGCATATCTTTTTTCATACCATGTGGCTGCAAGACTTGTCAAGCTCCAGcatcttttaattaattcatgcAAATTAGTAGAGCATATATTTTCCCAAGATGGAAACACAGACAACGTTCGACTTGCTAGAAAGTCTGTTCCTACTGAAATG GGTCCAATTTTCCCAAACTTGGAGACAATTGTGATCTCTGAAATGGAAAGCTTAAAGTCAATATGGCCGAGTCAACACCCTCAAAATTCCTTTAGTAAATTGAAAAAGATGGAAATCACATATTGTTCCAGCATCTTGAACGTGTTCCAGTCTCATGTACTAGACAAATTACTAAGTCTGGACTCATTGGATGTATGGTATTGCGATGCGTTGGAATTTGTATACGAAATAGAAGGTGGAATTAACGACGTGGACGTTCAGTTGAGAGCTTTATCTTTGGGCCATTTACCAAACTTgaagcatttaatgaataaggATCCTCAAGAGTGTTTAAGGTTTGAAAACCTATCTGTGGTAAAGGTAAGCACATGCAAAAGCTTGAAGCATGTGTTTCCACTTTCTATGGCAAAAGATCTTCTGCAACTCGGGGTCCTTGAGATAAGCGATTGTGGGGTCGAGGAAATTATAGGAAATGAACATGGAGGAGAGGAAGAGCAAGAGTCTCCTCTTGGGCTTGTCTTCCCAAAATTAGCCTGCATAAAACTTTTGAATTTGCCGGAACTTCGATGGTTTTGTAACGAAAATCACTACTTCAGATTTCCATTATTGAATCAATTATACTTGGTGGAGTGTCCAGCAATGGAGACATTCTCGCATGGTATCTTAAGGGCATCAATCCTCAGGAGGATATATTTGAACGAGAAAGGAGATCAATCGCACTGGGAAGGTGACTTGAATACTACGATAAGGAAAATTTTCACCAAAG ATGTGTGA
- the LOC110279121 gene encoding uncharacterized protein LOC110279121: MFTKRRNRLKAKTMNDVVFVMTNSRLAKKKQTRRSLDYDYSLDELDSDEDWIVADEDGEEEDLDALIPDTNLNDEESGNRVVGASKDPLTIPYLDDDEFEELLQGPLPPAPDNDEYDNVEICETREDFMTDEE; this comes from the exons AT GTTCACAAAAAGGAGAAATCGTTTAAAAGCTAAAACCATGAATGATGTTGTGTTTGTGATGACAAACTCAAGATTAGCAAAGAAAAAACAAACTAGAAGAAGTCTTGATTATGACTATAGTCTTGATGAGTTGGACTCTGATGAAGATTGGATTGTTGCTGACgaagatggagaagaagaagatttagaTGCTCTAATTCCAGATACTAATTTAAATGATGAAGAAAGTGGTAATAGAGTTGTTGGTGCATCTAAGGATCCTTTGACAATTCCTtatcttgatgatgatgagtttgaaGAACTTCTTCAAGGACCTCTTCCTCCTGCTCCTGATAATGATGAATATGATAATGTAGAAATTTGTGAAACTCGTGAAGATTTTATGACTGATGAAGAatag